One window from the genome of Metabacillus flavus encodes:
- a CDS encoding TniQ family protein, producing the protein MNINSIDNIGNQKSRTSLYNLELIGKGSKYSESLTSYLVRMAEAHCLSFGKLFNCILAPALNKDYINRSIKFGGNRFFDNAHSLNGVNSNAYNMVKVLEKLTSNSDLIDSTLYKWRGVISNKGLFNKNLYWCPFCLNDFQNKYHTFYYPLLWYLEPVSCCTEHNIYLVNKCPSCSKEIPILHRSLVNGFCPYCKNNLTQIDSYPGFKRNKKEEESFYTESLGGFISGAHTYPVLKREVIKEKLVSLIDEYIKKGYRQKDLGFPKVTIHEWKTGKSIPQLLKLLELCYLFGISFKDFFYSGNLSVVPKVKNPQDVTLKRRELNYSQLEIILEAYLELEQPISMEESSKKIGINKRLLYNKMPFICKQISARYSSHINQKKQANRIRLEKVIKEVIVELVQKEVPITRRNIELFLNSNQLLRGEFERKIYLKCLNIQK; encoded by the coding sequence ATGAATATAAACTCAATAGATAATATAGGTAATCAAAAAAGTCGGACCTCACTTTACAATTTAGAACTAATTGGTAAGGGTTCTAAATATTCGGAAAGTCTAACTAGCTATTTAGTTAGGATGGCTGAGGCTCATTGTTTAAGTTTTGGTAAATTATTTAATTGCATTTTAGCTCCAGCACTTAACAAGGACTATATTAATAGAAGTATAAAATTTGGCGGAAATCGATTTTTTGACAATGCTCACAGTTTAAATGGAGTTAATTCAAATGCCTATAATATGGTAAAAGTATTAGAAAAATTAACTTCCAATAGTGACTTAATTGATTCGACTCTTTATAAATGGAGGGGCGTAATTTCTAATAAAGGGTTGTTTAATAAAAACTTATATTGGTGTCCATTTTGTTTAAATGACTTTCAAAATAAGTACCATACTTTCTATTATCCACTTCTATGGTATTTAGAACCAGTATCTTGTTGCACAGAACACAATATATATTTAGTTAATAAATGTCCTAGCTGCAGTAAAGAAATTCCAATACTACATAGGAGTTTAGTTAACGGATTTTGTCCATATTGCAAGAACAATTTAACACAAATTGATTCATACCCTGGTTTTAAAAGAAATAAGAAAGAAGAGGAATCTTTTTATACTGAAAGTTTAGGGGGGTTTATTAGTGGTGCTCATACTTATCCCGTTTTAAAAAGAGAAGTTATTAAAGAAAAGCTAGTTTCTTTGATTGATGAATATATAAAAAAGGGATACAGACAAAAGGATTTGGGTTTTCCAAAGGTTACTATCCATGAATGGAAAACAGGAAAGTCTATCCCTCAACTACTCAAACTACTTGAATTATGCTACCTCTTTGGAATCTCATTTAAAGATTTTTTTTATAGCGGAAATTTATCAGTGGTTCCGAAGGTGAAGAATCCGCAAGATGTTACTTTGAAAAGGAGAGAGCTTAATTACAGTCAGCTTGAAATAATCTTAGAAGCGTACTTAGAGTTAGAACAACCCATCTCTATGGAAGAGTCATCAAAAAAAATAGGGATAAATAAGAGGTTACTTTATAATAAAATGCCATTTATATGCAAACAAATTTCTGCAAGATATAGTTCACATATAAATCAAAAAAAGCAAGCCAATCGTATACGACTAGAAAAGGTAATCAAAGAAGTAATTGTTGAACTTGTTCAAAAAGAAGTGCCTATTACAAGAAGAAATATAGAGCTATTTCTGAATTCTAATCAACTTTTACGAGGAGAATTTGAAAGAAAGATTTACTTAAAATGTTTGAATATTCAGAAATAA
- a CDS encoding restriction endonuclease subunit S, with protein sequence MKNIKKYAFSDLYDMSSGISTKKEQAGHGSPFVSFSTVFNNYFLPDVLPDLMNTTEKEQNTYSIKEGDILVTRTSETINELAMSCVALKDYPTATYSGFTKRLRPKTEGIVYYKYLAFYLRSYLFRKTVTNNAFITTRASFNEDIFSFLNLYLPDYDEQVRIGDLLYSMEKKIRLNKRIIAELEQMAKTIYDYWFVQFDFPNVEGKPYHSSGGEMVWNSRLKREIPKDWEDSLISNEFITLLGGTPDTKVSKYWNGNIPWLSSGEIATSPIIKSEKSITESGINNSTTSFVKAGAVLLSITRYIRPSILEIDACFNQSVVAIIPTSKFKTAFLYPFMLSQVNRYMSLRTGAQQPHINKTVVDETIFVVPDEQTLEKYYDLVEPIYNKITSIAKEIDELTNFREWLLPMLMNGQVTLNSCLVPSL encoded by the coding sequence ATGAAAAATATTAAAAAATATGCATTCTCTGATTTATATGATATGAGTTCAGGAATTAGTACTAAAAAAGAACAAGCTGGACATGGAAGCCCTTTTGTTTCGTTTAGTACAGTTTTCAATAATTATTTTTTACCAGATGTTTTACCGGATTTAATGAATACAACGGAAAAAGAACAAAATACCTATTCCATAAAGGAAGGGGATATTCTAGTTACCCGCACCAGTGAAACGATTAATGAACTTGCAATGAGTTGTGTAGCCCTAAAAGATTATCCCACGGCCACATACAGTGGATTTACAAAGCGTTTGCGCCCTAAAACAGAAGGGATAGTATATTACAAGTACCTTGCGTTTTATTTGCGTAGCTACTTGTTTAGAAAAACGGTAACTAATAATGCCTTTATTACAACTAGGGCAAGCTTCAATGAGGACATTTTTTCTTTTTTAAACTTGTATTTGCCTGATTATGACGAGCAGGTACGTATTGGAGATTTATTATATAGCATGGAGAAAAAAATCCGCCTTAATAAAAGGATTATTGCTGAGTTGGAACAGATGGCTAAAACTATATATGATTATTGGTTTGTACAATTTGATTTTCCTAATGTTGAAGGTAAACCTTATCACTCATCTGGTGGAGAAATGGTATGGAATAGTCGGCTGAAACGTGAGATACCAAAAGATTGGGAAGATTCTTTAATTAGTAACGAATTTATTACTTTGCTAGGCGGAACACCTGACACAAAAGTTTCTAAATATTGGAATGGTAATATTCCTTGGCTTAGTTCTGGAGAAATCGCCACATCACCGATAATAAAATCTGAGAAATCAATTACAGAGTCTGGAATAAATAATTCTACTACTTCGTTTGTTAAAGCTGGGGCGGTCCTGTTATCTATAACCCGATATATACGTCCTTCTATATTGGAAATAGATGCTTGCTTTAATCAATCTGTAGTCGCTATAATACCCACTTCAAAATTTAAAACAGCATTTTTATATCCATTCATGTTGTCTCAAGTCAATCGTTATATGAGTTTACGTACAGGCGCACAACAGCCTCACATAAACAAGACAGTCGTTGATGAGACAATATTTGTTGTACCGGATGAACAGACATTAGAAAAATATTATGACTTAGTAGAGCCTATTTATAATAAAATCACTTCAATTGCAAAAGAGATAGATGAGCTAACTAATTTTCGTGAATGGCTCTTGCCAATGCTCATGAACGGGCAAGTTACATTAAATTCTTGTTTGGTGCCAAGCCTTTAG
- a CDS encoding TnsA endonuclease N-terminal domain-containing protein: protein MNNIEKKTQDFINNNIRLMQPSRNVGGGNVSLTGKYPSKKMGVYIQWESGKVEGPAILMMENDTEVLEYYDQPNQIKLNFVDNSGKRRGVLYTPDFFVIRKSSAGWEEWKNEGDLQYLSSKQPWKYIKDEKGVWRCPPGEEFAKQFGLNFTVCTSEKINWKLHRNYTFLDSYLRKIDFLCVPGDDVLLIREIVTNEPGISLNELIKTLKGQINADSIYTSIIKQSIYVNLNEEVLPEANKVFVYLDKEHATMHKNIIDCKNDLPKVNKISLEVGNSIIWDSINWKIINVGKSTIMLMTEDGKYNELPKDLIKKQIQKGRISSDQRSKEIESDLMEIIIAASESDYQVANYRLVYVREYINGTFKEKEKPSKRLVRDWVSKYRKAEKLVGNGYVGLLPNDKNKGNRTERLSSQVKELMEDFIENRYETSTEKNRSVVWGEFKLVCEEKGLLAPSLQTFCKYIKLRPRVQQIRKRKGDKAAYQEKSFYWELEFTTPRHGDFPFNIAHLDHTELDIELVHSHSGKNLGRPYLTLLSDAYSRKVLAFFLSFEEPSYRSCLMVFRECVRIHNRLPQQIVVDNGKEFHSVYFETLLAMYEKEIKRRPSAQPRYGSVLERMFGTTNTSLIHNLQGNTKNMKNVRQVTKKVNPKNLAIWTLPDLHKALNHFFHEVYDSLEHPSLGLSPSEVFKLGIELSGKRDHEYIPYDPLFEILTLPSTKNGEVVIHTNTGVKINYLYYWNDVFKNPELVKTKVKVRYDPFNMGIAYAYVNKKWVKCISEYYSIFKDLSEKEIRFITTELRKIKKDNSKNYSINASKIAAFINNMEDNIQFEMLQSKANELKKVTNNNYDHVAPEPQFKSHPPYPINETLSNNNEVFKNLELFEEF from the coding sequence ATGAATAATATTGAAAAAAAAACTCAAGATTTTATTAATAACAACATTAGGCTTATGCAGCCTTCCCGAAATGTGGGAGGTGGAAATGTTAGTCTTACTGGAAAATATCCAAGCAAAAAAATGGGAGTCTACATTCAATGGGAGAGCGGTAAGGTTGAAGGTCCTGCTATATTAATGATGGAAAACGATACAGAAGTGCTTGAATACTATGATCAACCAAATCAAATAAAACTTAATTTCGTAGACAATAGTGGGAAGAGAAGAGGGGTCTTGTACACTCCAGATTTCTTTGTAATTCGAAAAAGTAGTGCAGGGTGGGAAGAATGGAAAAATGAAGGGGACTTGCAATACCTTTCTTCTAAACAGCCGTGGAAATATATTAAAGATGAAAAGGGGGTTTGGCGGTGCCCTCCTGGAGAAGAATTTGCTAAACAGTTTGGTCTTAATTTTACTGTATGTACAAGTGAAAAGATCAATTGGAAACTCCATAGAAATTATACATTCTTAGATAGTTACTTACGAAAAATTGATTTTCTTTGTGTACCTGGAGATGATGTACTACTAATAAGAGAAATAGTTACTAATGAGCCTGGTATTTCCTTAAATGAATTAATTAAAACATTAAAAGGACAGATAAATGCTGACAGTATCTATACATCAATCATTAAACAGTCTATTTATGTAAATTTAAATGAAGAAGTTTTACCTGAAGCGAATAAAGTTTTTGTTTATTTAGATAAAGAGCATGCTACAATGCATAAAAATATCATCGACTGTAAAAATGACTTGCCTAAAGTCAATAAAATCTCTCTCGAAGTAGGAAACAGTATTATTTGGGATTCAATAAATTGGAAAATTATTAATGTTGGCAAATCGACTATAATGCTAATGACAGAGGATGGTAAATATAATGAACTTCCGAAGGATTTGATTAAAAAACAAATCCAAAAAGGTCGAATATCAAGTGACCAGAGATCTAAAGAGATAGAAAGCGACTTAATGGAAATTATTATAGCTGCTAGTGAATCTGATTATCAAGTGGCTAATTACAGGTTAGTTTACGTTAGGGAATATATTAATGGAACATTCAAAGAGAAAGAAAAGCCAAGCAAAAGACTAGTCCGAGATTGGGTTTCTAAATATAGAAAAGCAGAAAAGTTAGTGGGGAATGGATATGTAGGTTTACTTCCAAATGACAAAAATAAGGGTAATAGAACAGAGAGATTATCTAGTCAAGTTAAAGAATTAATGGAAGACTTCATAGAAAACAGGTATGAAACAAGTACTGAGAAAAATAGGTCGGTAGTATGGGGGGAGTTTAAATTGGTTTGTGAAGAAAAAGGCCTATTAGCTCCTAGTTTACAAACGTTTTGTAAATATATAAAATTACGTCCTAGAGTTCAGCAAATAAGAAAAAGAAAGGGAGATAAGGCTGCCTATCAAGAAAAATCCTTTTATTGGGAGTTGGAATTTACTACACCGAGACATGGAGATTTTCCTTTTAACATAGCTCATCTAGACCATACAGAGTTGGATATTGAACTTGTACATTCCCATAGTGGGAAAAATTTAGGAAGACCATATTTAACTCTTCTCTCGGATGCTTATTCACGCAAAGTACTAGCTTTTTTTCTGTCTTTTGAAGAGCCCAGTTATAGGTCATGTTTAATGGTTTTCAGAGAATGTGTCAGAATACATAACCGATTACCTCAGCAAATCGTAGTTGATAATGGTAAGGAGTTCCATAGTGTTTATTTTGAAACATTACTTGCTATGTATGAAAAAGAAATAAAGAGAAGGCCATCTGCACAACCTAGGTATGGGTCAGTTTTAGAAAGGATGTTCGGTACAACTAATACTTCATTAATCCATAATCTTCAAGGAAACACAAAAAACATGAAAAATGTAAGGCAGGTTACCAAAAAAGTAAACCCAAAAAACCTCGCTATATGGACATTGCCGGATTTACATAAAGCATTAAACCATTTCTTCCACGAAGTATACGATTCATTGGAACATCCTTCATTAGGTTTGTCCCCTTCAGAAGTTTTTAAATTAGGCATTGAATTAAGTGGTAAAAGAGATCATGAATATATTCCGTATGATCCGTTATTTGAAATTTTAACGTTACCATCTACAAAAAACGGAGAAGTAGTTATTCACACAAATACTGGAGTCAAAATAAACTATCTCTATTATTGGAATGATGTATTTAAAAATCCAGAATTAGTAAAAACTAAAGTGAAAGTAAGATATGACCCATTTAATATGGGAATTGCATATGCATATGTTAATAAAAAATGGGTAAAGTGTATTTCTGAGTACTATTCTATATTTAAAGACCTCTCAGAAAAAGAGATTAGATTTATTACAACTGAATTAAGGAAAATTAAAAAAGATAATTCGAAAAATTATTCAATCAATGCAAGTAAAATCGCAGCTTTTATAAATAATATGGAAGATAATATTCAATTTGAGATGTTACAATCAAAAGCTAATGAATTAAAAAAAGTAACAAATAATAATTATGATCACGTGGCACCTGAACCCCAGTTTAAATCCCATCCTCCATATCCTATTAATGAAACTTTAAGCAATAATAATGAAGTATTTAAAAATCTGGAATTGTTTGAGGAGTTTTAA
- a CDS encoding TniQ family protein: MIEVDPLYNDHVYNTSTSNRSTLYNLEPIGIGTPFVEGLTSYLMRISSAHCITTGDFIKGILLPILKKKLYYSGIYAQNYVQNFHDGACLLGNTQTASMNIDILNNLTSRSDLKHLTLVPHGVWLDTKGSIKQNKYWCGYCLEDMRINNSNIYEMLIWNICHVNCCTIHKTELHHTCPFCNSFQKFIKFKSTIGYCQCCNLWLGQVINREVKNQKKHVAESLIGEMLVVPTEVSLVANDCLINNCRKIYDMLPAPKEKTIKDRVGISRKSFTGFIKNSHSHIKLETILKLSLASNTTIGDLLTQNIVGEIEEFSLTSLNKIGKKKAASEILKMKNKVKHFFESCKKSNELIVFRQLKKVLGISYVSVEKYFPEIYLEMKELNVSIRKKNRDRIKVERFELIRKIVNEMHSSNQYPGLKKVMRELPFVITGFEKEYRDVWENSLKELGIKMKKN, translated from the coding sequence GTGATAGAGGTAGACCCTTTGTATAACGACCATGTGTATAATACGAGCACTTCTAATAGATCTACATTGTATAACTTAGAACCAATAGGAATAGGCACCCCATTCGTGGAAGGTTTAACTAGCTACCTTATGAGAATTTCTAGCGCACATTGTATAACAACAGGAGACTTTATAAAGGGTATATTGTTGCCTATATTGAAGAAAAAACTCTATTACTCTGGGATTTACGCTCAAAATTATGTCCAAAATTTTCACGATGGCGCATGTTTATTAGGGAATACTCAAACAGCTTCAATGAATATAGATATTTTAAATAATCTTACCAGTAGAAGTGACCTCAAACATTTAACACTTGTTCCCCATGGTGTATGGTTAGATACTAAAGGTTCTATAAAACAAAACAAGTACTGGTGTGGTTATTGTCTTGAGGATATGAGAATAAATAATAGCAATATTTACGAAATGTTAATTTGGAATATTTGTCATGTTAATTGTTGTACTATTCATAAAACAGAGTTGCATCATACATGTCCATTTTGTAATTCGTTTCAAAAATTTATCAAGTTTAAATCTACTATAGGATATTGTCAATGTTGTAATCTATGGCTAGGTCAAGTAATAAATAGGGAAGTTAAAAATCAGAAAAAACATGTGGCAGAAAGTTTGATTGGAGAGATGTTAGTTGTACCAACTGAAGTTAGTCTAGTAGCTAATGACTGTCTGATAAATAATTGCAGGAAAATCTATGATATGCTTCCTGCACCGAAAGAAAAAACAATTAAAGATAGAGTGGGGATTTCCAGGAAATCATTTACGGGATTTATAAAAAATTCGCATTCACATATTAAACTAGAAACTATACTTAAACTTTCTTTAGCAAGTAACACTACTATAGGAGATTTATTAACTCAAAATATTGTAGGTGAAATAGAAGAATTTAGCTTAACGAGTTTAAATAAAATAGGGAAAAAGAAGGCTGCAAGTGAGATTTTAAAAATGAAAAACAAAGTGAAACACTTTTTTGAATCGTGTAAAAAAAGTAATGAACTGATAGTGTTTAGGCAGTTAAAAAAAGTTTTAGGAATTAGTTATGTTTCTGTTGAAAAGTATTTTCCAGAGATCTACCTAGAAATGAAAGAATTAAATGTGTCAATAAGAAAGAAAAATAGGGACAGAATAAAGGTGGAGAGATTTGAACTGATTAGAAAAATTGTAAATGAAATGCATAGTTCTAACCAATATCCGGGCTTGAAAAAAGTTATGAGAGAACTTCCTTTTGTTATAACGGGATTTGAAAAGGAGTATAGGGATGTGTGGGAAAATTCTTTGAAGGAACTTGGGATTAAGATGAAAAAAAATTAG
- a CDS encoding M48 metallopeptidase family protein translates to MFFNWLIFLAPVSMIEYVLANELTHLIHMYHSKYSGSRWPC, encoded by the coding sequence ATTTTCTTTAACTGGCTCATTTTCTTAGCCCCTGTCTCTATGATTGAGTACGTGTTGGCGAATGAACTCACCCATTTGATACATATGTATCATTCAAAGTATTCTGGGAGTCGATGGCCATGTTGA
- a CDS encoding ATP-binding protein, protein MKDDIEFNHENKIKEQFIIRNINHPILNHVYTDLMEKIETSKEGKVFIVFGPTGVGKSTLYAKVKSQLLFLSNDNMKVDRGMIPVVSLELPSPDNGKFNWKDFYQRILIEFNEPLIGNKVDQSNSYRGKISNYKPTTSPELRKSLENAIRYRKTKVILLDEAQHLLKMGSGRRIQDQMDFIKSMANITGSIFVLFGTYELNAFFDMNGQLSRRISEIHFPRYDIKIEKDLMAFKGIVYTFQSLLPFEEKEGCLLNHWEFFYERSVGCVGILKEWIDKCFLEAIKESGNGINLDIIEKYAPAPSKAYKIAEEAINGENEFKDNEGKIEVLQNLLGMSQKEGHKYNVGLNENDKGEKTKKITVGKRNPKRDKIGIDESN, encoded by the coding sequence ATGAAAGATGATATTGAATTTAACCACGAAAATAAAATAAAAGAACAATTTATCATCCGAAACATCAATCATCCAATTTTAAATCATGTATACACTGATTTAATGGAAAAGATTGAGACTTCAAAAGAAGGAAAAGTATTCATCGTATTTGGACCCACTGGAGTAGGAAAGTCTACACTTTATGCAAAGGTTAAAAGCCAATTATTATTTTTGAGTAATGATAACATGAAAGTAGATCGGGGAATGATCCCGGTAGTATCGCTAGAATTACCTTCTCCTGATAACGGTAAGTTCAACTGGAAAGACTTTTATCAAAGAATACTAATAGAATTTAATGAGCCTTTAATTGGTAATAAAGTTGATCAAAGTAATTCTTATAGAGGTAAGATATCTAATTATAAACCCACAACCTCTCCAGAACTTAGGAAGTCACTAGAAAATGCAATTAGATATAGAAAAACAAAAGTAATATTGTTAGATGAAGCTCAACATTTATTAAAAATGGGAAGCGGAAGGCGAATACAAGATCAAATGGATTTTATAAAATCCATGGCGAATATTACCGGTTCCATATTTGTTTTATTTGGGACGTATGAGTTAAATGCATTTTTTGATATGAATGGACAGCTGAGTAGGAGGATATCTGAAATTCATTTCCCTAGATATGATATTAAAATTGAAAAAGATCTCATGGCATTTAAGGGTATAGTATATACTTTCCAATCGTTATTACCATTCGAGGAAAAAGAAGGTTGTCTATTGAATCATTGGGAATTTTTCTATGAAAGATCGGTTGGTTGTGTCGGGATTTTAAAAGAATGGATAGATAAATGTTTTTTAGAGGCCATAAAAGAAAGTGGAAATGGTATAAACCTAGACATCATTGAGAAGTATGCCCCCGCACCATCAAAAGCCTACAAAATTGCTGAAGAAGCTATTAATGGGGAAAACGAGTTTAAAGACAATGAAGGGAAAATTGAAGTACTGCAAAACCTATTAGGTATGTCTCAAAAAGAAGGTCATAAATACAATGTAGGCCTCAATGAGAACGACAAAGGGGAAAAAACAAAAAAAATAACTGTTGGGAAAAGGAATCCAAAAAGAGATAAAATTGGAATTGATGAAAGTAACTAA
- a CDS encoding nuclease-related domain-containing protein: protein MAVFIGKEPLEKALEESRGNNRRRDIKGLEGELKVGNLLSQYLPDDTFVIAHPSIGKYDPDFLIISPKYGFRLVEVKNWSIQNIREVYSNGALKIINTQQNPLNQVKKHIDEFNGYIKSLKIPTLSDPYKMIGFTVLHFGFTKKEIEGKMIGWEKSNKENYFKHHIFLDQINNEINTILEKAVKYPLNSNSIIFSKDVLHEVIDNISITNEIKIDEVLEFFDKKLDSIEENIKSMRVQNEYKKFQNQEKPIRKLKKSVTYGLLISVVLILATGIFFFSKWVKGESNNASYSSLKAIKDNAEIGDRIKLEATVNQFSYDKNSGTKFLILTDGERTIDGVIFKGIETPYINKGNTYVFTGEFDSYKGKNEIVIHNVK, encoded by the coding sequence ATGGCAGTGTTTATAGGAAAGGAACCACTAGAAAAAGCTTTAGAAGAATCAAGGGGTAACAATAGAAGACGTGATATAAAAGGATTAGAAGGAGAACTAAAAGTAGGAAATTTACTTTCTCAATATTTGCCTGACGATACATTTGTCATAGCTCATCCATCCATTGGAAAGTATGATCCTGATTTTTTAATCATTTCTCCGAAATATGGATTTAGATTAGTAGAGGTAAAGAATTGGAGCATACAGAACATTCGTGAGGTCTATTCTAACGGAGCACTTAAAATCATAAACACCCAGCAAAATCCCTTAAATCAAGTGAAGAAACATATAGATGAATTTAATGGATACATAAAATCCTTGAAAATTCCGACGCTATCAGATCCGTATAAAATGATTGGCTTTACCGTCCTTCACTTCGGCTTTACTAAGAAGGAAATTGAAGGGAAAATGATTGGATGGGAAAAATCGAATAAGGAGAATTATTTTAAACACCACATTTTTTTAGATCAAATAAACAATGAAATAAATACTATACTTGAGAAAGCGGTAAAATATCCGTTAAACAGTAATTCTATAATATTCTCAAAAGATGTTCTTCACGAAGTAATTGATAATATTTCGATTACAAACGAAATAAAGATCGATGAAGTTTTAGAGTTTTTTGATAAGAAGTTAGATTCTATAGAAGAGAATATAAAGAGCATGCGAGTTCAAAATGAGTATAAGAAGTTTCAGAATCAAGAGAAACCAATAAGGAAGTTAAAGAAATCCGTTACGTATGGATTACTTATATCGGTTGTTCTTATTTTGGCAACGGGAATATTTTTTTTCAGTAAATGGGTAAAAGGAGAAAGCAATAATGCATCATACTCTTCTCTTAAAGCTATAAAAGATAATGCAGAGATAGGTGACCGTATAAAGTTAGAAGCTACAGTAAACCAGTTTTCATACGATAAAAACAGTGGAACCAAGTTTTTAATTCTTACAGATGGAGAACGGACAATTGATGGGGTGATTTTTAAAGGAATAGAAACCCCTTATATAAATAAAGGTAATACTTATGTATTTACTGGTGAATTTGATTCTTACAAAGGAAAAAATGAAATTGTTATTCATAATGTAAAGTAA
- a CDS encoding recombinase family protein — translation MKYGYARVSTVGQDLQMQLNTLKSESCEKIYSEKFTGTKVNRPQFQELLSKLKGGDTLVVSKLDRFARSTSEALTIVKDLFHRDVKVHVLNMGLIENTPTGRLIFTIMSGLAEFERDLIVERTQEGKAIARQREDFREGRPAKYTRKQIDHALSLLGEYSYKQVQDLTGISKSTMIRAKRKIGADQ, via the coding sequence GTGAAATATGGATATGCGAGGGTATCGACAGTCGGCCAAGATTTGCAGATGCAATTGAACACGCTAAAATCTGAAAGCTGTGAGAAAATATATTCGGAGAAGTTCACGGGAACCAAGGTGAATCGTCCGCAGTTTCAAGAGCTGCTGTCCAAGTTAAAGGGAGGCGATACTCTTGTGGTATCAAAGCTGGACCGTTTCGCTAGGTCTACTTCTGAGGCACTAACGATCGTCAAGGACCTATTTCATCGCGACGTAAAGGTACATGTATTAAATATGGGGCTGATTGAGAACACGCCTACCGGACGCCTTATTTTTACAATCATGTCGGGGTTGGCGGAGTTCGAACGGGACTTGATTGTAGAGAGAACTCAAGAGGGAAAGGCGATAGCTCGGCAGCGTGAGGACTTCCGCGAAGGTAGACCCGCAAAGTATACGAGGAAGCAAATAGACCACGCTCTATCTTTGTTGGGGGAGTATTCGTATAAACAGGTACAGGATCTTACGGGAATTTCTAAGAGTACCATGATAAGAGCGAAGCGTAAAATAGGGGCTGACCAGTAG